In Bradyrhizobium lablabi, one DNA window encodes the following:
- the accB gene encoding acetyl-CoA carboxylase biotin carboxyl carrier protein translates to MARQPDDKSAVKTGSNDSALIRELALLLDETSLTEIEIERAGLRVRVARNVTIAAAMPPSIQAAAAAAPAVAGPAALADMAKHPGVVPSPMVGTAYWASEPGAKPFIEVGAKVSVGQTLLIIEAMKTMNQIPSPRAGTVTQILVEDGQPVEFGEPLVIIE, encoded by the coding sequence ATGGCGCGCCAGCCTGACGACAAATCAGCCGTAAAAACGGGAAGCAACGACAGCGCGCTCATTCGCGAGCTCGCGCTGTTGCTTGACGAGACCAGTCTCACCGAGATCGAGATCGAGCGCGCCGGCCTTCGGGTGCGGGTTGCGCGCAACGTGACGATCGCCGCGGCGATGCCGCCGAGCATTCAGGCGGCCGCGGCTGCGGCGCCTGCAGTTGCGGGCCCGGCTGCGCTCGCCGATATGGCAAAACATCCGGGCGTCGTGCCCTCGCCGATGGTCGGCACCGCCTATTGGGCGTCGGAGCCCGGCGCCAAGCCGTTCATCGAAGTCGGCGCCAAGGTCTCGGTCGGACAGACGCTTCTGATCATCGAAGCGATGAAGACGATGAACCAGATTCCATCGCCGCGCGCCGGCACCGTGACGCAGATTCTCGTCGAGGACGGCCAGCCGGTCGAATTCGGCGAACCGCTGGTGATTATTGAGTAA